A genome region from Eretmochelys imbricata isolate rEreImb1 chromosome 8, rEreImb1.hap1, whole genome shotgun sequence includes the following:
- the DMRTA2 gene encoding doublesex- and mab-3-related transcription factor A2 has protein sequence MELRSEMPSVPSAPPSVPPSSVAAAAAAAAASLPVSVAGSLLRGPPLLLRAAEKYPRTPKCARCRNHGVVSALKGHKRYCRWKDCMCAKCTLIAERQRVMAAQVALRRQQAQEENEARELQLLYGTAEGLALAAANGIIPPRPAYEVFGSVCSGASGEGGAGGSGKGATPSRTGYSKLQKFDLFPKTLLPSRAVTPQQAGGKPLSPDGESVPGTSSPEARHGSGSENGDGESLLSSPVSKGPKEGEESPGSISPLGSDSGSEAEKDEQDPSPSAGGRQRTPIDILTRVFPAHRRSVLELVLQGCGGDVVQAIEQILNNRGPDKGPEESWARDGALQPSPAAAAAVAAHHRPLIAGAMSPAIGTLGSRSAFSPLQPNASHFGAEASAYPLGTHLGLNPLRLAYSAHSRGLAFMAPYSTAGLMPTLGFRPPMDYAFSDLMRDRSAVHKEQVYSSGLYGPMVNNTPEKQ, from the exons ATGGAGCTGAGATCGGAAATGCCCAGCGTCCCCTCGGCGCCCCCTTCGGTGCCCCCCAGCTCGGTGGCGGCGGCTGCCGCGGCCGCGGCCGCAAGCTTGCCGGTGAGCGTGGCCGGCAGCCTCCTGCGGGGCCCCCCGCTGCTGCTGCGGGCGGCCGAGAAGTACCCGCGCACGCCCAAGTGCGCCCGGTGCCGGAACCACGGCGTGGTGTCGGCGCTGAAGGGCCACAAGCGCTACTGCCGCTGGAAGGACTGCATGTGCGCCAAGTGCACCCTGATCGCCGAGCGCCAGCGCGTCATGGCCGCGCAAGTGGCGCTGCGCCGCCAGCAGGCGCAGGAGGAGAACGAGGCCCGCGAGCTCCAGCTGCTCTACGGCACCGCCGAGGGCCTGGCCCTGGCCGCGGCCAACGGCATCATCCCGCCCCGGCCAGCCTACGAGGTCTTCGGCTCCGTCTGCAGCGGGGCCAGCGGCGAGGGAGGCGCTGGGGGCTCGGGTAAGGGAGCGACCCCCTCCAGGACAGGCT ACTCCAAGCTGCAGAAGTTCGACCTGTTCCCCAAGACGCTGCTGCCCAGCCGGGCTGTGACCCCGCAGCAGGCGGGCGGGAAGCCCCTGTCTCCGGATGGGGAGTCGGTGCCGGGCACCTCCTCCCCAGAAGCTCGCCACGGCTCGGGCTCGGAGAACGGGGACGGCGAGTCCCTCCTGAGCTCGCCCGTCTCCAAGGGGCCGAAGGAGGGCGAGGAGAGCCCGGGCTCCATCAGCCCGCTGGGCTCCGACTCGGGCTCGGAGGCCGAGAAGGACGAGCAGGACCCGTCGCCCTCGGCCGGCGGCCGCCAGCGGACTCCCATCGACATCCTGACGCGGGTCTTCCCGGCGCACCGGCGCAGCGTGCTGGAGCTGGTGctgcagggctgcggcggggacGTGGTGCAGGCCATCGAGCAGATCCTCAACAACCGCGGCCCGGACAAGGGGCCCGAGGAGAGCTGGGCCCGGGACGGCgccctgcagcccagcccggCCGCCGCGGCCGCCGTCGCCGCCCACCACCGGCCCTTGATCGCCGGCGCCATGAGCCCGGCCATCGGCACGCTGGGCAGCCGCTCCGCCTTCTCGCCCCTGCAGCCCAACGCCAGCCACTTCGGCGCCGAGGCCAGCGCCTACCCGCTGGGCACCCACCTGGGCCTCAACCCCCTGCGCCTGGCCTACTCGGCGCACAGCCGGGGACTGGCCTTCATGGCCCCCTACTCCACCGCCGGCCTCATGCCCACGCTGGGCTTCCGGCCGCCCATGGACTACGCCTTCAGCGACCTCATGCGGGACCGCTCCGCCGTGCACAAGGAGCAGGTCTACTCCAGCGGCCTCTACGGGCCCATGGTCAACAACACCCCCGAGAAGCAATAG